The Macadamia integrifolia cultivar HAES 741 chromosome 3, SCU_Mint_v3, whole genome shotgun sequence genome segment tttatcttctcttcttcagttgCAGGCCTTCTACCCGATTTATGTTCACGGACACTGTACTTGAAGCCTGGTGGAATTTCACCTGCTTCATCTGATTCATCACTTGAAGAAAAGCCTTCACTTAGTTCATCACTGAAATCAGAACCTTCCAATCGAGCAATGGACAAGCAAATCAGAAATTCAGAACAGAAAACTATGCACAGTAGAGGTgaacaaaaaaaagagcaaaaggATTTGGTACCAGAACTAGAAGATTCGTGCTCTTCACTCCTGATTTTCTTCTTGGCAGTGATGGTTCTAGTGCTCCGACACTGTGTCCCAACCCTTGCAACAGGAGCTTTAGAGGGAGCACGCTGAGTAGATGTTTGCCCCCGCGTTTGGTATGAATTCACCCTTCCACTTCGATGCTTCTTCGATGATGTGGGTGCCCCCCCTCGGGTGGGTGAATGAGGGGCTGAAGGTGCAAGTTCCTCACAATTATCCCTTGATCTTTTGGTACCACGGCAGCCATGATTTTCCACGAAAAAAGAACAAGCTTTCTCACAGAAGCTTTCGTTGTCGAAAATAGATACATCGAAATGTAAATGCCCAGTAAATCTGAACACCAACAGGTTCCCTTCCTCCAGACAATTATCTTTTACGAACTGCGACCATCCATTTTGGAAAAATAAGCCATCTTGGGTCTTATTTAACTCCACCTCCCAAGTCTTCCTAGCAGGACCTTTCAAACTAACGGTTCCACAGAGATCCTTGACATTCTGAACGAACTTATTTGGAATGCTCTGAAATCATCACAGAACATGGaaaaaatcatcaataaaacaCACATATACCCAGAAATCAAGAGaaattaaagagttaaaattAAACTTACTAGCTGGAGATCGAAACCCTGAGTCAGAATCTTGAAGAATCGCTTGGACTGAAATTCCTTCCAGTAAACATATTCATGAATGCAAGGTTCCTCCATTTTGTTTCGACTACTCCAAAGAGaccacagaagaagaaaaagaaaaaaggaatggCGAGAGAATAAGAGGTGAAGGTTGAAGCAGAAATTAATTCTCGTCGGCTTGCAGCTTAACCAGTAACCAGGTGGAAACCATGTAATTAGTGAGTTACAAGCACGTTTTCACTCTCAATGGCCACTGGACATGGGTTAGCTTCCGAAGCCGCCGCACCTGCAACTTCCTCGAGTACCAGAACAAGAACCAGAAGAAGAACCTCTCgtgattatttattttgcaGAAGAAATGATACAAAGAAAGAAcgttcaaaattcaaatcgaTAAGACGGAGGAACCCATGGTCCATCCATCCGGTAGACCGGATAAACCCAGGCCAAGTAAGATCCAGCAACCCATACCTATTCGGGTTAGAATCAAACCCATAAGAACCATATCGGAGCAATCTTGTttttaagggggtgtttggttcggtaaatcaaatggtgtatgtatcggatatgaatgtcaatcttttgataaacattcttctgaattatatttctttctgaaaaatcgtttggttgccttaaggctagtacatgttttcgcgggttgagatattggcttccgtagagaacgcctttccgctttctccttttatactaggtggtaaaaaggttactcaaatctgagtttaagtgttgaggtaaactcagatttgaaacacatcctttgtaatatgatcattcatgggaagtatgatgctcacttatgaaggtcatcctagtggaaccaaacaactccaaaagcGGTTTTTGAAAGCCCTCATAACGTCTTTCTTAGTACGAGTTTGGGAGGGAATAAAATTTGGTTTCTACCCAGGTACATGGCGTTGTTTAGTATAATCACGTGTTTATCATTAAGAGAATCATACATTAATGGCCGGAGATAAGATTATCCCACAACAACTGCCTCGCTCAGTTGATGAAATTGTAGTGCACTAAGCCTGAAATTAAAGGGCTTGATTCCAAATATTAGAACggcagaatatgaacttgtctACCAGATTAAGACATTAAAAATGCATCATGAAAcaagagaataaagaagaattaGATTTCAAAATGAGTTCTAGACAGAATTGAGTTTCTGAATGAATTCAGAAAAAATAGTTTACGATAATAACCATACAGGAAATCTGCCTGTCCTTGAAAGGCTTTGAATAGGTGCCATCAaccatcattattattattaaatttctctttcttttgtttaataGAGCAGCTGATCCACCTCTGGACTTTATAGCTTCCTTTTATAAATTCATAAGATGATAAGATGATATCGGGTTGCTCAATTAAAGGTTGTTTACAGATAGGAACTGCAATTCATGGTTACACAATTACAAGTGGCCGAGAATGCCTAGCTTGTTAAGACTGCTCCAATTGACATGCATGCAAAGTGCATGTGCTTTGAACTACAAGTGCCACCCTAGAGTATTCCAATGATACTCACTGGTGCGTCTAAGTTAAACAAAACTACAACTCTACAAGTGCCCTAACAAAAGCATCAATAGAGAAAGGATTTGAACCTTTCATTGGATGTGGGAGGTGATTATTTCACCACAACCTAAGTCTGGGTATTGGATCCATACTCTCGAACAGAGTCCTTTTTTTCATAACATAACAAGGGGTAACCTCACATGTTAGATATAGTCCTATTTATAAATTATCGGTTGAATATCGGGCCTTAATCTGGTTACTAATAATCAGGTTTTAAATATATGGAGTTGAGTTAGGCTAATAATCTCTCAGTCTCAGTTGAGCGTCCATCGAGTTGCATTCTTGTACTGAGAATGACCAATTATAAATGGCCTTCGCTTGaacccaacacatttattaatcaggtCATGCGGATTCAGACTTTAAAGAATTGGGCCTGCCAATCTGGGCTTGAAATTAACACCCTACTGATAGGTGCCCGAAACAATTGGATATCAGTCTTGGATTCATGTGCTTGCAACTGGGACAAATGAAGGGGATCAAAACCATCACGAAACTATACCTTTCGGCTACCAAAGAGTGGGTGTTTGGTCCAAGTGGTCCTTTCCCACGgtggtaagagagagagagagagacaagagagagagtgttGTTGGGAGACCCATAAACCTGACTTTCATGAAAcatatattgttggaaaggTTGTCCCTAGCAATATTTAATTAGACTAATTAAATGAAAATTAGGCACTAATTTGGTCAGAAATATGTTAAAAAAGAGTTTTTAAGTGGGTACTGGGTAAGTCCACTTTGCCCTACCGTTTAGTCGTTTACACACCATCTTCTAATACTGGTTTCTAATGATAAAAAAACACACCCAATTCTGAAATTTGTATCAATTTCAAAGCAGTTTCATCAGTCAGCAATGCTAAGGGTGTTTCGGTGATATTTTCAAAACCCTTTGCCTTTTTTCTTGCTATAGATCAGCAAAGGTTaacttttaaataaaaaagatgcaCAAGATTTTAAACGTCTTACCATACCAAGATGGGGAATATACAAAGAATGTCTTATCCACCCACGGCACGATAGGATTCCTCTCTATAGAACCCAAggaccagagagtgatcccacgacTAGGGTGTTCTCAAGACGCATGCCAAGGTCATCCCAACTGTGGGATCACTTTCTGATCCCTGAGCTCTATGGGGAAGAGCTGGATCCCCTAGGCATGACCATCagcaagggagaaaaaaatgacCAAAGGGACTTTAGCATATCTCTAGAAACAACAAAGCCCTAAGCAGATTCACTTACTAccaaattggagaaataggagtccacatcctctgtgGCCTACAATGGTGGAGTGAGCATCCAAGGACCGGGAGCATCTAGACACACCCCAAGGGGCTCCCAAGCACCGGATGCTCACTACACCGGTGCAGTGGCTACAGAGGATGTGGAGGCGAAAATAGGAATACATAAGAGAAACCACAGGTAAAACGTTTCCACTTGTGAAGAATGACACTCTAAAGAAGCATAAAAATATCCATATCATCATTGCTAAGAATGACAAGCTGTAGTGTCCTAGACACTCCTACATACATTATTCTAAACCATAATTCTATGTCTATAAGTAGAGTAGATAATTAATAGAATAGAATTATAACATTAATGCAAAATTTTAAACTAGTAGACGGTTGCACTGccggtgctggtgctggtgctggtgctggtgccgGTGCCAAAGTAGGTAGAGTTCGTGCTTGCTGGTGACAAGATGTGGCTTCAACAAGAGGGCGGTTCATGTTCAATGATATTGGGGCTTCAACAACAGGCGGAGGGTGGTTCATATTCAATGATCTTTTACTAACATGGCACATGAAATAAGAACATGGTTTCTCACAAAAACTTTCATGGtcgaagatgaagacatcaaagtTCAAATTTCCTTTGTACATAAAAAACAAGATATTCCCTTCTTGCAATTTACGATCTCTAACGAAATCGGACCATCCATTTTGAAAAAACAAGCCATCTTGGGTCCTTGTTAACTCCATCTCCCAGGTCTTCATCTTCCGTGGATCCTTGAACCTTCAACTCCATCTCCCAAGTCTTACTTCCCAGGACCTTCAAGAATGGCCGTTCCACATAAAAGAGACATGAGAGATTTCCCCAACTGGTAGCCAATGGACTCTTGCTTAGTTACCAAATACAGAAAGGTCCTACTCTGAAGTCCGGGCTTGTAAGTCGTAAGTCGCCAGTGTGTGTGTTACAATTTAGATCTCACGTCCTCTCACCATCTCTCACCATATTAAGTCTGGGGTAGGTAGATAGCCAAGAGGTAGTGTATTGGCTTATTTTAATTCTGTATGTATACTTAAAAAGGGCTAGTCTTGAGGTTTCTATTGCCTACAGATGCGCTTGTAAAGCAAGGGTTGAACATCTCAACCACTAAAAACAAGCTAGACATTAGATTACTTTCAAGTTccagtttcaactttcaaaccCTCAAGTATTGAATTGCACCCTTTGCCTTATTGGGTGTGGCATGAACTATGGGTCAATTTTGAGGCCCATTTGTATAGTTCAGTTCATCCCAACCCTAAATACTTCTTCCAGTAAGTTGGTTTCATCTCTTTCAAAGGTTAGGATCATCTTACGCTGGTTGATCTGGTAATGAAACCACAGATTTATGTGTCACAGGAACAAATGAGCAAATAGAAACCATGGAAGAGTGCTCTATCATCCAAATCCCTATCACAGCCGCAACTTCACTATCTTTAACATGCCAAACCATATCAGTCTTACTGCCCCGGGTGAACACTGAACATTGTTCTCTATTAGTTTCCAAATAATAGTTTTCTTTAGTCAAAAGAAGGTATCATGAATAAGCATCAAAACATAACAATGTTATGCAACAATCACAAACATATGGTGTCAGCCTCATCCAAAGTAGCAAATATATTATGGGCCTTTAGTTTAGCAAACTTCAATTTTCCATTTCTACTTTTGTTTTCTGTTCTTGTAATTAGTAGTAATCCAATTTAAAGGTCAGTGATGTAGACAACAAATCAAAAGTTAGATGATGTCTTTATTATATAATTATCTCAAGTATACAAAATATAGTCATAAGGGAGCTAAATAAGTCATAACAAAAGAGGGAAATAAACAAGAATCTGCTACACAAAACTGCTGGTATTAGAACAGGGAAAGCTAAAAAGAAAACCACTTTCTTCACCCTATTTATCACACTTTTGGAATGCCGTCCAGATTTTGACTAGCAGATGTTGGATCAAGTCTAGACCCTTTCCAACTAATTTCATGTTTCACGGGCAGATATACCACTCCCAATTGTCTAAAAATAACTACAGATTTCTACCAAAAGGGGGtattttggggggagggggtagaAATTATTCAATTATGTCAGCAAAACCTGTGATGTGTCATTCTCAAACATGATAATGATGTACACATCCAAGATTTGTTAGATCTAAGGTGGGACTTTAAATTGACTCTTTTTTTCTGAATTCTGAGAACGAATGACAATGATGTACAATTCATCCTTGGAAAGAAAGAATGTGATTGATCTTACAGTACTTATGATTTCAAACTCTCCTGTATACCAAATGTGAAACCTGCATAAAGCATGAGAAGTTCATTTCTCATCATCAGGAAAAATCAACAAAATTTGGGCTCGTTGATGGATCATTAGATCTAAAGAGCAGCTGAACTTACTGACCTTCACCCTAATAGAACTGCATCAGTGTACCCTGATGTTACTAGGTCAAAATTTAAAACTCAGATTCATACCCTGCAGCCATGGTTGCAAGAGCAACTGTGACAAACCAggatctgtaaccagtaactgcaacagaagagagaggagagtagagacagagaaaaagaagagggagagactGTTAAGAGAGTAGCAGAATCAATACTCTTGCAGTCGCCCATATCGTGGTAGACATGAAACTGTACCCCCACAGTATATAGGGTCCATTCtttaacaacaacaaagccacAAGTTGTTTAAATATGCAGCCTCATTTAATTGTTCTCCAGGGCATCAACTTTTCAACTGAGACATGTGAATTAATGCATCTGATAAGTCAGAGGCCCATCACAAAATCCCCTTGGTCCCTACCAATTCAACTATAATAATCATAGCAAGGATATATGataaaaattatgagaaaattgCATGTCCTGCATTAGGCCTGGATGTCAGCTCAAAATCTATATAAGAAGATGCACCTGGATGTGATCCTTTGATACTGCAAGCATATGGTCCATGGCAGCTTTGGAACCATGGTCATGTGCATTAGGCTGTACAAGAATCACAAGCTATAAATTTATGGCCACAATGGAACCTAATTTCTTAAATCATGCAGACCAACAAGATCAtaacagaaaaaggaaactaatgtaTGTTCCAGGAACATACTAAATTTAAGAAAATCAGAAGTTTAAAACTACCAACCACTTCAaacaataaatatttttaaGTCCATCTGAAATAGTTTTCATCCTTATAACAATGATAAGGCGAGGTTCCTATCCAATTAGATTCCACTGACCATGTATAGTGACATGAAGGTTAGAGATTACCCTGGTCAAAATTGAAATGTActgtaaaattaccaaaatttcagttgaGATGTGGTAAATTTCGgtcaaaaaattgaaatggCCATTTAAGCGGTCAAACGTTTGAATTTTACCTGAAACTTCAGGGCAAGCCTATATAAGCATGATTACACATATTCAAACCCTTAGAGGTTTCTAGTGTTGTCCTTTCCTTATATGACTTTTTCTACACGTTATTTAGCACTACAATATGCATTCAATGAGAGAAATTGAAatatgtattaagaatgaagaagaacCATGTAACAGTACACCAATGTGAATACCACATGGAGTTCCGAGGAGGCTCAAAACCACTAGAAGATTGTTGCCGCCAACGGAACTATTCCTCTGATTGTATCACAAAGATGGCGATGCCATAGTATGCTTGAAGAACCAGCTCCTTGAACTCCCGGCCTTTATTCTGCTCGTACCAATGTGTAACTCTATTGGTTGCCTTAACATGTTGTATCTCTCTCGCTTCTGCCTCTGTCTCCACATCAGCAGGCGTATCCTCACACTATCATCCGCAACCCCTGGTGCTGAGAGTCTCTCAAGCACTGCCTCCTCAAACTCCTCCCTAAACTTCCACTTTTATAACCTCCTTTGCATCCTCCCTTCATGAGGAAAGTTATGGCCTTTACACCTCACCAAGGACCATAGGGCATTTCTCAGCATCCTTGTATCCACCAGTCAGATACAGCTTCAGTCTTGTAGCCCCACCTCCCATGATCTTCTTCCCACATTAACTGCATTGTGACTTTGTTTTTTCCTTACCAATGGGTAACCCAATGCCACCATGCCAAGTGTCTCCTCCCTGATCAGCCATTGTGCAACCTTGTTACATTGTTGCAACAAGAATTCACACAGTATTTGACTTTCTAGCTTTACATCAATTAAGACTTCTAAAACAACAGTAAAGTTATTACTCAATTTTTCTGTAAGCCCTATATATTTTCCTAGTTAAAACtagtttttattatattttataaaaattaattaaggaaCAATGCAATCATAATCAcaatcaattgaaaaaaaatcgACAATAAAAGGGTGTACCTGGTGCACGAGGCTTCTGCATGTGCGAGGTCTGGGAGGCAAGAACTCAGAAATCAACAATATTTCCAcaaattttcatgattttttcaaACTAAACCAGAATATTTTCCCCTGTTTTTTAACATTTTGAATCATAGATCAACCAACAATATCTTAACATATAAAAAACTTGAAGccacctattttttttttcaaaaattagcttaaagaaaatcaaaattttcaaacaaaaaataaatttaaaatatagaATTAAATAATCTAGTCCAAAAGCTTGTGATTACCCACTAGGTTTCCTAGTCATTCAATACACCACATTGGCAGCTATGACCCTTCAATTAACTCCCATGCAAACTTCCTAAGTGATTTTGAGAGGAGATGTTATTCATGTCAGGAATCTTCTTAAATCCCATTCTACCTTCACTTCCAAGCTTGCAAAATTTCTCCAACTCCACAAGAGGTTAGTTTGATGAATTAAACCTTCAAATTGAACCAGTCCCGTTATAGATGTTACAACCTATTAACAGCAGAGACAAGGACTgtaaaaagggaaaggaaataaCTTGGAACACTTGCTACATCAGATTTGATTATAGTAAGCTTtccccttttggaagagagtTTCCTAACAATGTGAAAAGCATTTTATCCGATCATCAATATAACCAAACAGGGAAGTCCCAAAGTGAATCAAGGTATCTattaaatcctaaaataaaagCTGGTAGAGAAGTGTTCAATATTCCAAACATCTATGATGGTTATGAGTTCACTTTTAGAATAGCTTAATTGAAGCACAAAATTTACTTCAGAACATCTTAACAAACAGATAGGCAGCCATAATTGGCAGTGTAAAGACCCAAGAAAAATAGGTGTATCATTCACTAATTGAAGAAGAGTTATGAGACTGTCCAAGTTTAGTTTGGGATGGAAGAACCCTCTAACTTTACCACCTTCCTCAGTGTTAAAGACTAATAATgatagggggagtgtccctataGTGTTTTATGACTTTAGCTGTGGCAGTAGTAGTCTTTAGCGGTGGAAGCGACGTGGGCCTATGAACCCGGAGGTCCCAGGATCAAAACCTAGCTCAAATACCAGGTAGCAGCAGAGCAACCTGCAACTAGACCTTACATAGCTTGAATAAGAGAAGggcagagaaagagagaatgacaaaataatgaGAATCCCAACAGACCCCAATAGGATCTAGTTACTTCTAATCTTTATAGCCAAAGATAATAGACTCTCAGTAGGAGATCTACTAAAGAGTATATGTCTAATTACAAGTAAAGTTGACATCTAAAATAAAGCAAAGAAACTAACACAATTAAACACTATCACCACAGCTAAGTCATAAAACACTATAGGGACACTCCCTTATCGTGAGTAGTTTTTAACACACAACTTTTGCAAGAATTCTACTTAAGGCTTTGATAATTAAGATGAACAAAAAGGGAGATATGGATCCCACTGCAGCAAACCTCTCGTGCAACCAGAAGTTGCTGGTGTAGGACAGAATTCCAGAATTATATAGGGATCTTTGGAGGAGATCTGGATACATGAAAAGGGTTGTGATGTGGATCAGATTAGAGTTGTGGCCATATGTGTAaccctaatctgatatttatacccctacttgtggacaggcaagaagaaagaacagagaAAGCCAATGCTGGCATGGTTGGCAGCTCTAGAGTGCTAAGAAGGCAAAAGTGACCCCACCTGCTCCTGTTCAGCCTGCCAACATCATTGGAGAACTCATCAGGAGGTGTGGACAAAGAGGTAAGTTTAATTACAAGACTAAGTATAGTAGGGTGCGACATGAGGACTTCCCagggggtcacccatcctaaTACTACTCTCACCCAAGTAAGCTTAACTATAGAGTTTTATGGGATttggtgcattagtgctggtatgattgCACCCAAACTAGTAGGTCCAAAACTGGCCAGCCAATTTTGCCTAGCAAAATGTAATTATTAGGTTTTTACACTATGGAGCCCACCTCTGCTGTGCAAAATTTCCATTATACCCCTATAGGAAGAGACTTAAATGAGGCAAGAAATGCGTATTTTAtactaataaataaatgggaggaaatgaatttataaactactaggatttatatatatatatatagtatgtaatttatatggaaataaaagagggcAGCCAAACAGGCCTTAGTTATCAACTTAAGAGGGCAGCCAAACAAACCTTTGGGGCTGCCTTATATATAAGGGATAATGGGCTGATATTTCATACAAATTGTGGCTGCTGTAACagtaaggagaaaaagaaagaaaggagaaggaaaagaagaagaagaaggaaagagaaggaagaagaggaagaaagagaagtgaggAGGGAACTCACTCACCTCAGGCTGCTCCTATATCAACTTTGCACCTAGGTAAGTGAACTTACTATTGCGACAGGGTTAATTAGGTAATTTCATGTAGATTGGGcagctagggttagggttttacccAATTGTTTACTGCCAGGGAATCCCTGTGAGTAGAACACTGCCCAGCAAAGAAAGCCCTAATTTCTATAGGCTATTGGGGACCCAACTAGTAAAAAAACCTTATCCCTGCTAAACCCTAGAACATAGGACTACTTTTTCAGTAGGGATTATGCAATAAGGGCTGGAATAGGGTTGA includes the following:
- the LOC122073925 gene encoding B3 domain-containing protein REM16-like isoform X1, giving the protein MEEPCIHEYVYWKEFQSKRFFKILTQGFDLQLSIPNKFVQNVKDLCGTVSLKGPARKTWEVELNKTQDGLFFQNGWSQFVKDNCLEEGNLLVFRFTGHLHFDVSIFDNESFCEKACSFFVENHGCRGTKRSRDNCEELAPSAPHSPTRGGAPTSSKKHRSGRVNSYQTRGQTSTQRAPSKAPVARVGTQCRSTRTITAKKKIRSEEHESSSSGSDFSDELSEGFSSSDESDEAGEIPPGFKYSVREHKSGRRPATEEEKIKVRKLADEALGASSNVSLSFLVVMRQTHVYRRFSLTLPSDLTKHFSSKCRNCILCCEGHKKLVMFRPRKSRVGGGFSRGWADFVFENNIEEDDICLFELVEPVQKQAEQDIVFNVRIFRVVEEVVPLTCLRIPQPCSSTRKIQSSGASGHGRGRGRGRGRGRGRGKGRGRARGRGKG
- the LOC122073925 gene encoding B3 domain-containing protein REM16-like isoform X2, translated to MEEPCIHEYVYWKEFQSKRFFKILTQGFDLQLSIPNKFVQNVKDLCGTVSLKGPARKTWEVELNKTQDGLFFQNGWSQFVKDNCLEEGNLLVFRFTGHLHFDVSIFDNESFCEKACSFFVENHGCRGTKRSRDNCEELAPSAPHSPTRGGAPTSSKKHRSGRVNSYQTRGQTSTQRAPSKAPVARVGTQCRSTRTITAKKKIRSEEHESSSSDEAGEIPPGFKYSVREHKSGRRPATEEEKIKVRKLADEALGASSNVSLSFLVVMRQTHVYRRFSLTLPSDLTKHFSSKCRNCILCCEGHKKLVMFRPRKSRVGGGFSRGWADFVFENNIEEDDICLFELVEPVQKQAEQDIVFNVRIFRVVEEVVPLTCLRIPQPCSSTRKIQSSGASGHGRGRGRGRGRGRGRGKGRGRARGRGKG